A window of the Flavobacterium sangjuense genome harbors these coding sequences:
- a CDS encoding SusC/RagA family TonB-linked outer membrane protein yields the protein MKTIYKKLLFLFLLLPFSVLAQSSLSGVVIDKKSNQPLPGVNVNVQGTTSGTTTDFDGKFQLAGLKSGDKVVFSFIGYNSETITFTGQKTVSISLAESANELQEVVVQVGYGSVKKKDATGSVSVVSAKDFNKGAIVSADQLLVGKVAGVRITNDGGQPDTPPNIRIRGGASLSAQSSPLIIIDNVQIDNKLAAGQSNPLSLVNPNDIESFTILKDASATAIYGSRASNGVIIITTKKGSSSGAPKFSYSNVFSFGKVGKTVDVMNANEFTSFIETNYPQYTNRLGIDDPNLPDSTIDNPATVGIIEGRILYDTNWKNAVFRKSFSQDHNFSVRAAIFGDVPFRASVGYNKTEGLIQTNDYSRISAGFNVSPTYLDGHLKVNLNAKGFSSKKNAIDVGSVTYAALNMDPTKPVYGDSPDNRFAGYFQETNNPTSTSWDGRYLLQGAYNPVARLNQRDRPESIDKFLGNIEFDYKMPFLPELRAVLNLGMEASQSNIEERFSNNALETYQTRTTIGSTPSTNYVFNPGLNYRENQTIMNKTVDAYLAYSKKLTGTVTKFEVQGGHNYQSFVLDGNKTEYRYNVDSGLREINPPSANNPNRRYYGQMVLESYFGRTNIDILDKYLFSFSVRADASSLFPKDNRWGYFPSAALAWKVKEESFLKNSSSVNDLKVRLGYGFTGNSDFRDVAFAGYYSYIPTYTIGSAQGQYLPGIGTFSIDPYNPNLTWEKTATYNVGLDFDILKNSKLTGSIDVYYSKTTDLLALVNFPPGQFLTNSFIDNAGTLSRKGVEANLTVKLLSTDNMNWSVNGNVSYNIGNVDELKGTSRIELNKLPGIGRTLTYHAVGEQPNSAWVYEQVYDSAGHPIPDVFVDRNGDGQITDDGDKYYVAMAPNWTFGFGTTFNYKNFDFNASFRGQLGGNVYNSPDYQFGYKEKVLPGQSTNLNNALSGYLPFTTIQDNSVVSDYFIHDATFLRCESISLGYKFDKLYKSSSLRLSVGVNNLFVLTKYPGQDPESFTGIQTDFYPRPRTFNMGVNIDF from the coding sequence ATGAAAACAATTTACAAAAAGTTGTTATTTTTATTCTTATTACTGCCTTTTAGCGTACTGGCTCAAAGCAGTTTAAGTGGAGTTGTAATTGATAAAAAATCAAATCAGCCACTTCCAGGAGTAAATGTAAACGTTCAAGGAACCACTAGTGGTACTACAACAGATTTTGATGGAAAATTCCAGTTAGCAGGCCTAAAAAGCGGAGACAAAGTTGTCTTTTCTTTTATTGGCTATAACAGTGAAACCATTACGTTCACAGGACAAAAAACGGTATCAATTAGCTTAGCTGAAAGCGCAAACGAATTACAAGAAGTAGTAGTTCAGGTGGGTTATGGATCTGTTAAGAAGAAAGATGCTACCGGTTCAGTTTCAGTAGTGTCAGCTAAGGATTTTAATAAAGGTGCTATTGTATCGGCCGATCAGTTGCTTGTTGGTAAAGTGGCTGGAGTTAGAATCACCAATGATGGTGGTCAGCCAGACACTCCGCCAAATATTAGAATTAGAGGTGGTGCTTCTTTAAGTGCACAATCAAGTCCGTTAATCATTATTGATAACGTTCAGATTGACAATAAATTGGCTGCAGGTCAGTCTAATCCATTGTCTTTGGTAAATCCAAATGACATTGAGTCTTTTACTATTTTGAAAGACGCGTCTGCAACTGCTATATATGGTTCAAGAGCTTCGAATGGTGTTATCATTATAACAACCAAAAAAGGGTCTTCATCAGGAGCTCCTAAATTTAGTTATTCTAACGTATTCTCTTTTGGGAAGGTTGGAAAAACAGTTGATGTTATGAATGCAAATGAATTTACATCTTTTATTGAAACAAATTATCCTCAGTACACTAATAGATTAGGTATTGATGACCCTAATTTGCCGGATAGTACAATAGATAATCCTGCAACAGTAGGGATAATAGAAGGTAGAATTTTGTATGATACCAATTGGAAGAATGCTGTTTTCAGAAAATCATTCAGCCAGGATCATAATTTTAGTGTAAGAGCTGCGATATTTGGTGACGTACCATTTAGAGCTTCTGTAGGATATAATAAAACAGAAGGATTAATTCAGACCAATGATTATTCGAGAATTTCTGCGGGTTTCAATGTATCTCCAACATATCTTGATGGGCATTTAAAAGTTAACCTTAACGCTAAAGGATTTAGTTCAAAGAAAAATGCTATTGATGTTGGTTCGGTTACTTATGCTGCATTGAACATGGATCCTACAAAACCAGTATATGGAGATAGCCCGGATAATAGATTTGCTGGATATTTTCAAGAAACGAATAATCCTACCAGTACATCTTGGGATGGAAGATATTTGCTTCAGGGTGCGTATAATCCGGTAGCAAGACTGAATCAGAGAGACAGACCTGAGAGTATTGATAAGTTCTTAGGTAATATTGAGTTCGATTATAAAATGCCTTTCCTACCAGAATTGAGAGCAGTTCTTAACTTAGGCATGGAAGCCTCACAATCTAACATTGAAGAAAGATTTTCTAATAATGCGCTTGAAACGTATCAGACAAGAACTACTATTGGATCAACTCCTTCTACCAACTATGTTTTCAATCCTGGGTTAAATTATAGAGAGAATCAAACAATAATGAATAAAACTGTGGATGCTTACTTAGCTTACTCAAAAAAATTAACAGGTACTGTTACCAAATTTGAAGTACAGGGTGGGCACAACTACCAAAGTTTTGTTTTAGATGGAAATAAAACAGAATACCGTTACAATGTTGATAGTGGTCTTAGAGAGATTAATCCTCCATCTGCAAACAATCCAAATAGAAGATATTATGGACAAATGGTTCTTGAGTCTTATTTTGGAAGAACAAATATCGATATATTAGATAAATACCTGTTCAGCTTTTCAGTAAGAGCAGATGCTTCATCTTTATTTCCAAAAGACAACAGATGGGGTTATTTTCCATCAGCAGCCCTTGCATGGAAAGTTAAGGAAGAAAGTTTCCTAAAAAACTCATCTAGTGTTAATGATCTTAAAGTAAGATTAGGTTATGGGTTCACGGGTAATAGTGACTTTAGAGACGTAGCTTTTGCAGGATATTATTCATATATACCAACCTATACTATAGGTAGTGCTCAAGGGCAGTATTTGCCGGGTATTGGAACATTTTCAATAGACCCTTATAATCCAAATTTAACTTGGGAAAAAACAGCTACTTATAACGTTGGATTGGATTTCGATATCCTTAAGAATAGCAAGTTAACAGGTAGCATTGATGTTTATTACAGTAAAACAACTGATTTGTTGGCTTTGGTTAACTTCCCTCCGGGACAATTTTTAACAAACAGCTTTATTGATAATGCGGGGACATTATCGAGAAAAGGAGTTGAGGCCAATCTTACAGTGAAATTATTATCAACAGATAACATGAACTGGAGCGTTAATGGTAACGTATCCTACAATATTGGAAATGTTGATGAGCTAAAAGGTACTTCAAGAATTGAATTGAATAAATTACCTGGTATTGGTAGAACATTAACTTATCATGCGGTAGGTGAGCAGCCAAATTCTGCTTGGGTTTATGAGCAAGTATATGATAGCGCAGGACACCCTATTCCGGATGTATTCGTTGATAGAAATGGTGATGGTCAAATCACTGATGACGGAGATAAATATTATGTAGCTATGGCTCCAAACTGGACATTTGGTTTTGGAACTACATTCAACTACAAAAACTTTGATTTTAATGCAAGTTTCAGAGGGCAGTTAGGTGGGAATGTATACAATAGCCCGGATTATCAATTTGGTTATAAAGAAAAAGTATTGCCAGGGCAAAGTACAAACCTTAATAATGCTTTGAGTGGTTATTTGCCATTTACTACAATACAGGATAATTCAGTTGTTTCTGATTATTTCATTCATGATGCAACTTTCCTACGTTGCGAAAGCATTTCCTTAGGATACAAATTTGATAAATTATACAAATCAAGTTCATTACGTTTATCTGTTGGAGTTAACAATTTATTTGTCTTAACAAAATATCCAGGTCAGGATCCTGAAAGCTTTACTGGAATTCAGACAGATTTCTACCCAAGACCAAGAACATTTAATATGGGTGTAAACATCGATTTTTAA
- a CDS encoding MFS transporter, which yields MEKRKLGFWEIWNMSFGFLGIQMGFALQNANASRILQTFGADVHELSWFWIIAPLMGLIVQPIIGHYSDNTWGRFGRRKPFFLVGALLASIGLILMPQADIFIALMPALWVGAGMLMIMDASFNVAMEPFRALVGDNLRSDQRTLGFSIQTALIGFGAVIGSWLPYVLTNWFGVSNSAEDGKIPHHLVLSFIIGAAVLVGSILVTLFSTKEYSPEELAKFEDEQAHLKAIAEDGETKESSLMDIFDDFRKMPTTMRQLSWVQFFSWFALFGMWVFTTPAIAQHIYGLSVEDHTSPAFQDAGDWVGVIFGVYNLVSALVALFFLPLLAKQFGRKKTHSISLIAGGLGLLSMYFMPNKEMLIISMIGVGVAWASILSMPYAILAGSISPKKMGVYMGIFNFFIVIPQIINALIGGPLVKYLYNDHAIYAIITSGVSFLIAAALVVKVKDVDDVIQK from the coding sequence ATGGAAAAGCGTAAATTAGGTTTCTGGGAAATCTGGAACATGAGTTTTGGTTTCTTGGGAATACAGATGGGTTTTGCCCTTCAAAATGCTAATGCTAGCAGAATTCTTCAAACTTTTGGTGCAGATGTACACGAATTATCATGGTTTTGGATAATTGCTCCTCTTATGGGATTAATCGTCCAACCAATCATTGGTCATTACAGTGACAACACATGGGGAAGATTTGGAAGAAGAAAACCTTTCTTTCTGGTTGGCGCATTGTTGGCATCTATAGGTTTAATATTAATGCCTCAAGCTGATATTTTCATTGCTTTGATGCCAGCTCTTTGGGTTGGTGCCGGAATGCTGATGATAATGGACGCTTCATTTAATGTTGCCATGGAGCCATTCAGAGCGTTAGTTGGTGATAATTTGCGCTCAGATCAGAGAACTTTAGGATTCAGTATTCAAACGGCACTAATTGGTTTTGGAGCTGTTATTGGTTCGTGGTTACCTTATGTTTTAACAAATTGGTTCGGAGTTTCAAATAGTGCTGAAGACGGAAAAATTCCGCATCATTTAGTGCTTTCTTTTATCATTGGAGCTGCTGTTTTAGTTGGATCAATATTGGTTACCTTATTTTCAACCAAAGAATATTCTCCTGAAGAATTGGCTAAGTTTGAAGACGAGCAGGCACATCTAAAAGCGATTGCAGAAGACGGCGAAACAAAAGAATCCAGTTTGATGGACATTTTTGACGATTTCAGAAAAATGCCAACAACTATGAGACAATTAAGCTGGGTACAATTCTTTTCCTGGTTCGCACTTTTCGGAATGTGGGTTTTTACCACACCGGCTATCGCACAGCACATCTACGGATTGTCTGTAGAAGACCATACAAGTCCGGCATTTCAGGATGCAGGAGATTGGGTTGGTGTTATCTTCGGAGTTTATAACCTTGTTTCTGCCTTAGTTGCCCTATTCTTTTTACCGCTTTTAGCCAAACAGTTCGGAAGAAAGAAAACGCATTCCATATCGTTAATCGCTGGTGGTTTAGGATTACTTTCTATGTATTTTATGCCAAACAAAGAAATGCTGATTATTTCCATGATTGGAGTTGGTGTCGCTTGGGCTAGTATTTTATCTATGCCTTATGCAATTTTAGCCGGTTCTATTTCGCCAAAGAAAATGGGAGTTTATATGGGTATTTTCAATTTCTTTATCGTAATTCCACAAATCATCAACGCCTTAATTGGTGGACCATTAGTAAAATATTTATACAACGATCATGCTATTTATGCCATAATTACAAGTGGCGTAAGCTTCCTTATAGCTGCTGCATTGGTTGTTAAAGTAAAAGATGTTGATGACGTAATACAAAAATAA
- a CDS encoding SusE domain-containing protein translates to MKNIIRKAFLVTFITIGLYSCTEDSKDPVAKESADDFVLSAPLDGTFVLTAATADDEAVVVQWESADFDYPAATNYKLQMVKSTDSFSDDQTLNASISLGNFSSVAGASFEKSLKVREFNNLVLAANPGGIGVATSYKIRVYAVVNNQLTSSEVNLNAKSQEATVTITAYDAFDEFDRIYVPGNYGAASTYADWAPDNAAKLFSKSGDGKYEGFVWMNNPTPAFKFTEDTTWTNDKGDITENPNSFTDLIHTGGKDIKPADGAGTYFFTVDWNLNKYTVGKRQVAIIGDATPNGWGTPTYLNFETDPTSPYFRMYTIDLPLVVGADGFLIRTKDDWSEKLGSLLADTETLQATSPNKIKFGGQNMKVPAAGNYKIVVDLRNSANYNLRLIPN, encoded by the coding sequence ATGAAAAATATAATTAGAAAAGCATTTTTAGTCACCTTTATAACTATTGGATTGTATTCTTGTACAGAGGATAGTAAAGATCCAGTGGCGAAGGAATCAGCGGATGATTTTGTATTGTCAGCTCCGTTAGATGGCACGTTTGTATTAACGGCTGCAACAGCGGATGATGAGGCAGTAGTTGTGCAATGGGAATCAGCAGATTTTGATTATCCGGCTGCAACGAATTATAAACTGCAAATGGTTAAGTCTACCGATTCGTTTTCAGATGACCAAACGCTAAACGCATCTATTAGTTTAGGTAACTTTAGTTCAGTTGCCGGTGCATCTTTCGAAAAGTCACTTAAAGTTAGAGAATTTAATAATTTAGTTCTTGCAGCTAATCCGGGCGGAATAGGTGTGGCAACTAGCTACAAGATTAGAGTTTATGCAGTAGTTAATAATCAATTAACATCTTCTGAGGTTAATCTAAATGCTAAATCTCAAGAAGCAACAGTTACGATAACTGCTTATGATGCCTTTGATGAATTCGATAGAATTTATGTGCCGGGTAACTATGGAGCAGCAAGTACTTACGCTGATTGGGCACCAGATAACGCTGCAAAATTATTTTCCAAATCAGGAGATGGTAAATACGAAGGTTTTGTTTGGATGAACAATCCAACACCAGCGTTTAAATTTACTGAAGATACAACCTGGACAAATGATAAAGGGGATATAACTGAAAACCCTAATTCATTTACAGATTTAATTCATACAGGTGGTAAAGACATAAAACCTGCAGATGGTGCTGGTACCTATTTCTTTACGGTTGATTGGAATTTGAACAAGTATACTGTTGGAAAACGTCAGGTAGCAATTATTGGTGATGCAACCCCGAATGGTTGGGGAACACCAACCTATTTGAATTTTGAGACAGATCCAACTTCTCCGTATTTCAGAATGTATACTATAGATTTGCCATTAGTAGTAGGAGCTGACGGATTTCTGATTCGAACTAAAGATGACTGGTCCGAAAAATTGGGTTCTTTGTTAGCAGATACTGAAACCTTACAAGCTACTTCACCAAATAAGATAAAATTTGGCGGTCAAAATATGAAAGTTCCGGCTGCCGGGAATTATAAAATAGTAGTAGATTTAAGAAATTCTGCAAACTATAATTTGCGTTTAATACCAAATTAA
- a CDS encoding RagB/SusD family nutrient uptake outer membrane protein, whose product MKTNFRKLTVVAILFVMASCSSELDQKPLIGDTLDNLLQNNPGAAKGLVSKMYATFALTGPSGPGSSDIVSNDAGETGFLRGIINLQDFTADDMKNRWGDDGLDQLTTTSNWTQNNKFFRYLFDRVYYTVPQTTNLIVALNQTSGPDKELYISELRFLRSLAYYYMIDCFGKGVLITTENYGTTGALPEASRTELFNYVESELLAIESTLPDHNEYGRANKSAARMLLARLYLNAVVYTGTARYNDALTYVNKVITEGGYTLAPNFVHNFSADNNTSPEIIFPLIADAVSSQSYGNTTYLVNGNLNSETMPLSFFGATDGWGGHRATKAWYNLYGDITTTPDVRGQLFWTAGHTFEMTDYKVWTNGYPSVKFRNSNATGPSTPTSFSNTDFPLFRLADAYLMYAECVVRGATGGSASQALSYVNEVRNRSNATSILQADLTLDFILDERGRELNFEGVRRTDLIRFGKFTGGSYLWPWKGNTLNGTSIPDTYNVFPIPLTALDANPNLTQNPGYN is encoded by the coding sequence ATGAAAACAAATTTTAGAAAATTAACCGTAGTTGCCATACTCTTTGTAATGGCTTCTTGCTCCAGTGAGTTGGATCAAAAACCGTTGATTGGCGACACTTTGGACAATTTGCTTCAGAATAATCCTGGAGCAGCTAAAGGTTTAGTGTCAAAAATGTATGCAACTTTTGCATTAACCGGTCCTTCAGGCCCGGGAAGTTCGGACATCGTATCAAACGATGCCGGAGAAACAGGATTCTTAAGAGGGATTATCAACTTACAGGATTTTACTGCCGACGACATGAAAAACCGTTGGGGAGATGATGGTCTTGACCAATTGACAACAACCTCTAACTGGACTCAAAACAATAAATTTTTCAGATATTTATTTGACAGAGTTTATTACACAGTTCCTCAGACAACTAACTTAATAGTTGCTCTTAATCAAACTAGTGGTCCGGATAAGGAATTGTATATAAGCGAATTACGTTTTTTACGATCGTTGGCTTATTATTATATGATTGATTGTTTTGGGAAAGGTGTCTTAATTACGACGGAAAATTATGGAACAACAGGAGCTTTACCTGAAGCTTCCAGAACAGAACTATTTAATTATGTGGAGTCTGAATTATTAGCTATTGAAAGCACTTTGCCGGATCATAATGAGTATGGAAGAGCTAATAAGTCTGCTGCCAGAATGTTGTTAGCAAGATTATATCTAAATGCTGTGGTATATACAGGTACAGCAAGATACAACGATGCTCTTACTTACGTTAATAAGGTAATAACTGAAGGAGGATATACTTTAGCTCCAAACTTCGTTCATAATTTCTCAGCAGACAACAATACTTCGCCGGAAATTATTTTCCCATTGATTGCTGATGCAGTTTCAAGTCAAAGTTATGGTAATACTACTTATTTAGTAAATGGTAATTTAAATTCTGAAACAATGCCATTGAGCTTTTTTGGAGCTACTGATGGTTGGGGTGGACATAGAGCAACTAAAGCCTGGTACAATTTATATGGAGATATAACAACAACCCCTGACGTAAGAGGTCAACTTTTCTGGACAGCGGGTCACACATTCGAGATGACGGATTACAAAGTATGGACAAATGGATATCCTAGTGTTAAATTTAGAAATTCAAATGCTACAGGACCATCAACTCCAACAAGTTTTTCAAATACCGATTTCCCATTATTCCGTTTAGCAGATGCTTACTTAATGTATGCCGAATGTGTGGTTAGAGGAGCAACGGGAGGTTCAGCTTCACAAGCCTTATCTTATGTTAATGAAGTAAGAAACAGAAGTAATGCGACCTCAATTTTACAGGCTGATTTGACACTAGACTTCATTTTAGATGAAAGAGGAAGAGAGTTAAACTTTGAAGGAGTAAGAAGAACAGACTTAATTCGTTTTGGCAAGTTTACCGGAGGTTCATACTTATGGCCATGGAAAGGAAATACATTAAACGGAACCTCAATTCCGGATACTTATAATGTTTTCCCTATTCCTTTGACAGCATTAGATGCTAATCCGAATTTGACACAAAATCCAGGATATAATTAA
- a CDS encoding LacI family DNA-binding transcriptional regulator yields the protein MKRKVTLKQIAKELDVSISTVSKSLKNSLEISEDTRQKIQAFAKLYNYKPNNIALSLKNRKTKTICIIIPEIIHHFFATVISGVEQVANENGYNVLVCLSDESFDKEVINMEMLANGSIDGFIMSLSKETQQKKDFHHIVEVINQGMPVVMFDRVTNDILCDKVIIDDNLAAFNATQFLIDKGFKKIALITTVDYVSVGKLRTQGYIKALKNNDINVDESLILKIEDTENFESLIENLLTNNDLDAVFAVNEIFAVTAIKLARKLNIKVPEELSIIGFTDGIISKYSTPSISTVSQNGIKMGGKAAKMLIERLESEEEEDEQYSTEVIETELVERESTI from the coding sequence ATGAAAAGAAAAGTAACGCTAAAACAAATTGCCAAAGAGCTGGATGTATCAATATCTACCGTATCAAAATCGCTAAAAAACAGTTTAGAAATCAGCGAAGACACCAGACAAAAAATTCAGGCATTTGCTAAATTATACAACTACAAACCAAACAATATCGCCCTCAGTTTAAAAAACAGAAAAACAAAAACAATTTGTATTATTATTCCTGAAATTATTCATCATTTTTTTGCAACCGTAATCAGTGGCGTAGAACAAGTGGCCAACGAAAACGGCTATAATGTTTTAGTTTGCTTATCTGACGAATCGTTTGATAAAGAAGTAATTAATATGGAAATGTTAGCCAACGGAAGCATTGACGGTTTTATCATGTCGCTGTCGAAAGAAACCCAACAGAAGAAAGATTTTCACCATATCGTCGAAGTCATCAATCAGGGAATGCCAGTTGTAATGTTTGATAGAGTTACCAACGATATTTTGTGTGACAAAGTAATTATTGACGATAATCTGGCTGCCTTTAACGCCACACAATTCCTCATCGATAAAGGGTTTAAAAAAATTGCGTTGATAACAACTGTTGACTATGTAAGTGTTGGCAAACTAAGAACTCAAGGATATATTAAAGCATTAAAAAACAATGACATAAATGTTGACGAGAGTTTGATCCTCAAAATTGAAGACACCGAAAATTTCGAATCTTTAATCGAAAACTTATTGACTAATAACGATTTGGATGCTGTTTTTGCAGTAAATGAAATTTTTGCCGTAACTGCCATTAAATTAGCCCGAAAGCTAAACATCAAAGTCCCGGAAGAACTTTCAATTATCGGTTTCACAGACGGAATCATTTCAAAATATTCAACACCAAGCATTTCAACTGTTAGTCAAAACGGAATCAAAATGGGTGGAAAAGCTGCAAAAATGCTTATCGAAAGACTCGAATCAGAAGAGGAAGAAGACGAGCAATACAGTACCGAAGTCATCGAAACCGAATTGGTGGAAAGAGAATCCACCATATAA